The Halichoerus grypus chromosome 15, mHalGry1.hap1.1, whole genome shotgun sequence genome includes a window with the following:
- the LDHD gene encoding putative D-lactate dehydrogenase, mitochondrial isoform X2, giving the protein MASLLRAAATWGLFPWRGYCSRGTQGELSKGFVEALKAVVGSPHTSTAAADREQHGHDESMHRCQPPGAVVWPQNVEQVSRLAALCYSQGVPIIPFGTGTGLEGGVCAVQGGVCMNLTHMDRILKLNAEDFSVVVEPGVTRKTLNTYLRDSGLWFPVDPGADASLCGMAATAASGTNAVRYGTMRDNVLNLEVVLPGGRLLHTAGPGRHFRKSAAGYNLTGLFVGSEGTLGLITAATLRLHPAPEATVAATCAFPSVQAAMDTTVHILQAAVPLARIEFLDEVMMDACNRYGRLTCSVAPTLFLEFHGSERALAEQIERAEEISQHNGASHFFWAKEAEERSRLWAARHNAWYATLALRPGCKGYSTDVCVPISRLPEILVQTKEDLKASGLTGTIVGHVGDGNFHCILLADPEDAEELRRVKAFGEHLGSLGGDGA; this is encoded by the exons ATGGCCAGTCTGCTCCGCGCTGCCGCGACCTGGGGGCTGTTCCCCTGGAGGGGCTACTGCTCCAGGGGAACGCag GGCGAGCTCAGCAAAGGCTTTGTGGAGGCTCTGAAGGCAGTTGTGGGGAGCCCGCACACGTCGACCGCTGCCGCCGACCGGGAGCAGCATGGGCACGATGAGTCCATGCACAG GTGCCAACCTCCAGGCGCCGTGGTGTGGCCCCAGAACGTGGAACAGGTCAGCCGGCTGGCAGCCCTGTGCTACAGCCAAGGAGTGCCCATCATCCCGTTTGGCACTGGCACCGGGCTTGAGGGTGGAGTCTGTGCCGTGCAG GGTGGTGTCTGCATGAACCTGACCCACATGGACCGAATCCTGAAGCTGAATGCGGAGGACTTCTCTGTGGTGGTGGAGCCAGGCGTCACCCGCAAAACTCTCAACACCTACCTGCGGGACAGTGGCCTCTGGTTTCCTGTGG ACCCAGGCGCAGACGCCTCGCTCTGCGGCATGGCGGCCACGGCGGCCTCCGGCACCAATGCTGTGCGCTATGGCACGATGCGGGACAACGTGCTCAACCTGGAGGTGGTGCTGCCTGGCGGCCGGCTGCTTCATACCGCAGGCCCCGGCCGGCACTTCCG GAAGAGTGCAGCTGGCTACAACCTCACGGGGCTCTTTGTGGGCTCTGAGGGGACGCTAGGACTCATCACAGCTGCCACCCTGCGCCTGCACCCTGCCCCTGAGGCCACGGTGGCCGCCACCTGTGCATTTCCCAGTGTCCAGGCAGCCATGGACACCACTGTTCACATCCTCCAGGCTGCAGTGCCCCTGGCCCGCATCG AGTTTCTGGATGAAGTCATGATGGATGCCTGCAACAGGTACGGCCGGCTGACCTGCTCCGTGGCGCCCACACTCTTCCTCGAGTTCCATGGATCTGAGCGGGCACTGGCCGAGCAGATAGAGCGGGCAG AGGAGATCAGCCAGCACAACGGAGCCTCCCACTTCTTCTGGGCCAAGGAGGCCGAGGAGCGCAGCCGGCTCTGGGCGGCGCGGCACAACGCCTGGTACGCCACTCTGGCCCTGCGGCCGGGCTGCAAG GGCTATTCCACCGACGTGTGTGTGCCCATCTCCCGGCTGCCAGAGATCCTGGTGCAGACCAAGGAGGACCTGAAGGCCTCGGGACTCACAG GAACCATTGTTGGACACGTGGGCGATGGCAATTTCCACTGCATCCTGCTGGCGGACCCAGAGGACGCCGAGGAGTTGCGCAGGGTCAAGGCCTTTGGAGAACATCTGGGCAG cctgggaggggatGGTGCTTAG
- the LDHD gene encoding putative D-lactate dehydrogenase, mitochondrial isoform X1: MASLLRAAATWGLFPWRGYCSRGTQGELSKGFVEALKAVVGSPHTSTAAADREQHGHDESMHRCQPPGAVVWPQNVEQVSRLAALCYSQGVPIIPFGTGTGLEGGVCAVQGGVCMNLTHMDRILKLNAEDFSVVVEPGVTRKTLNTYLRDSGLWFPVDPGADASLCGMAATAASGTNAVRYGTMRDNVLNLEVVLPGGRLLHTAGPGRHFRKSAAGYNLTGLFVGSEGTLGLITAATLRLHPAPEATVAATCAFPSVQAAMDTTVHILQAAVPLARIEFLDEVMMDACNRYGRLTCSVAPTLFLEFHGSERALAEQIERAEEISQHNGASHFFWAKEAEERSRLWAARHNAWYATLALRPGCKGYSTDVCVPISRLPEILVQTKEDLKASGLTGTIVGHVGDGNFHCILLADPEDAEELRRVKAFGEHLGRRALALHGTCTGEHGIGLGKRQLLQEEVGAVGIEIMRQLKAMLDPRGLMNPGKVL; this comes from the exons ATGGCCAGTCTGCTCCGCGCTGCCGCGACCTGGGGGCTGTTCCCCTGGAGGGGCTACTGCTCCAGGGGAACGCag GGCGAGCTCAGCAAAGGCTTTGTGGAGGCTCTGAAGGCAGTTGTGGGGAGCCCGCACACGTCGACCGCTGCCGCCGACCGGGAGCAGCATGGGCACGATGAGTCCATGCACAG GTGCCAACCTCCAGGCGCCGTGGTGTGGCCCCAGAACGTGGAACAGGTCAGCCGGCTGGCAGCCCTGTGCTACAGCCAAGGAGTGCCCATCATCCCGTTTGGCACTGGCACCGGGCTTGAGGGTGGAGTCTGTGCCGTGCAG GGTGGTGTCTGCATGAACCTGACCCACATGGACCGAATCCTGAAGCTGAATGCGGAGGACTTCTCTGTGGTGGTGGAGCCAGGCGTCACCCGCAAAACTCTCAACACCTACCTGCGGGACAGTGGCCTCTGGTTTCCTGTGG ACCCAGGCGCAGACGCCTCGCTCTGCGGCATGGCGGCCACGGCGGCCTCCGGCACCAATGCTGTGCGCTATGGCACGATGCGGGACAACGTGCTCAACCTGGAGGTGGTGCTGCCTGGCGGCCGGCTGCTTCATACCGCAGGCCCCGGCCGGCACTTCCG GAAGAGTGCAGCTGGCTACAACCTCACGGGGCTCTTTGTGGGCTCTGAGGGGACGCTAGGACTCATCACAGCTGCCACCCTGCGCCTGCACCCTGCCCCTGAGGCCACGGTGGCCGCCACCTGTGCATTTCCCAGTGTCCAGGCAGCCATGGACACCACTGTTCACATCCTCCAGGCTGCAGTGCCCCTGGCCCGCATCG AGTTTCTGGATGAAGTCATGATGGATGCCTGCAACAGGTACGGCCGGCTGACCTGCTCCGTGGCGCCCACACTCTTCCTCGAGTTCCATGGATCTGAGCGGGCACTGGCCGAGCAGATAGAGCGGGCAG AGGAGATCAGCCAGCACAACGGAGCCTCCCACTTCTTCTGGGCCAAGGAGGCCGAGGAGCGCAGCCGGCTCTGGGCGGCGCGGCACAACGCCTGGTACGCCACTCTGGCCCTGCGGCCGGGCTGCAAG GGCTATTCCACCGACGTGTGTGTGCCCATCTCCCGGCTGCCAGAGATCCTGGTGCAGACCAAGGAGGACCTGAAGGCCTCGGGACTCACAG GAACCATTGTTGGACACGTGGGCGATGGCAATTTCCACTGCATCCTGCTGGCGGACCCAGAGGACGCCGAGGAGTTGCGCAGGGTCAAGGCCTTTGGAGAACATCTGGGCAG GCGGGCACTGGCACTCCACGGGACGTGTACTGGGGAACACGGCATTGGGCTGGGCAAGCGGCAGCTGCTACAGGAGGAGGTGGGCGCCGTGGGCATAGAGATCATGCGGCAGCTGAAGGCCATGCTGGATCCCCGAGGCCTCATGAACCCAGGCAAGGTGCTGTGA